One region of Peribacillus simplex genomic DNA includes:
- a CDS encoding YpjP family protein, with amino-acid sequence MKAAIWFRKSLVILLSVLTFGLVTPSELAWLAEANSLKDTKKGLVDEEGLAYLSSQQPIELEEEFNREEFLSGILNKAEVNAFMKFGDKINPKIGDEFKMTILPKMEEAITEMAAQFPDEKLQQLTITEQPSAGRAEKIFHIYDSNSGKDIIRFHVRQENPPMEGYWFDFHYHTHHDSFATHYDIGKIYWDKNTPPEWTSKQRLS; translated from the coding sequence TATCCGTTTTGACGTTTGGTCTTGTCACGCCTTCAGAGCTGGCGTGGCTTGCTGAAGCCAATTCGTTAAAGGATACTAAAAAAGGGTTAGTGGATGAAGAAGGGTTAGCCTACCTTTCTTCACAGCAACCGATTGAACTTGAAGAGGAATTCAACCGGGAAGAATTTTTATCGGGCATACTGAATAAAGCAGAGGTAAACGCATTTATGAAGTTTGGCGATAAGATCAATCCTAAAATTGGCGATGAGTTCAAAATGACCATCTTACCAAAAATGGAAGAAGCCATTACGGAAATGGCTGCCCAATTTCCAGATGAAAAATTACAGCAATTAACGATCACTGAGCAGCCGAGTGCGGGCAGGGCCGAGAAAATTTTTCATATTTATGATTCAAACAGCGGCAAGGATATTATCAGATTCCATGTCAGGCAGGAAAATCCACCAATGGAAGGGTATTGGTTCGATTTTCACTATCATACCCATCATGATTCCTTTGCCACCCATTATGATATAGGGAAAATATATTGGGACAAAAATACGCCCCCAGAGTGGACGAGTAAACAAAGGCTCTCATAA